The following proteins are co-located in the Phyllostomus discolor isolate MPI-MPIP mPhyDis1 chromosome 1, mPhyDis1.pri.v3, whole genome shotgun sequence genome:
- the LCMT2 gene encoding tRNA wybutosine-synthesizing protein 4: MGPRSRGRRAGAVQHTNDSSALSKSSLAAYGYVQDTFAALLVPGTGRRAPLIHRGYYVRARAVKHCVQVFLERTGAISGGLRTQILSLGAGSDSLYFRLKTEGRLSWAAVWEVDFPDVARRKAEKIRATPELCAVTGPIQSGDPASALCFESLDYRILGLDLRQVERLDQALAAAGLDAAAPTLLLAEAVLTYLEPDDAAALISWAAQRFPDALFVVYEQMRPHDAFGQFMQQHFQQLNSPLHGLDRFPDVESQQHRFLQAGWTACSAMDMNEFYRCFVPSEERWRMENLEPFDEFEEWHLKCAHYFILAASKGDTLSQTLVFPSSKVFPRVDPASPSGTLSASVVTSDSQGPDFKRYGHASVLLSPGIILSAGGFGEQEGRHCRISKFHLLSKYCDFEWKGKQICSWGTGTHWDGRLYHTMTKLSDTQVLVLGGRLSPVTPALGILQLHFFKSEDNSTEDLNVTVTKAGPEEDSTLSCWRHSTTEVSYKNQKYLFVYGGRSVVEHVLSDWHFLHVVTMTWVRIPVEGETPAGRHSHSACSWQGGALIAGGLGASEEPLSSVLFLKPITCGFLWESVDIQPPITPRYSHTAHVLNGNLLLVGGVWIHSPSVPGVTVINLTTGLSSEYQIDTTCVPWPLMLHNHTSILLSEEQQLLLLGGGGNCFSFGTYFNPHAVTLDFSSLSAGQ, translated from the coding sequence ATGGGCCCGAGGAGTCGCGGGCGTCGAGCTGGAGCAGTGCAGCACACCAACGATAGCAGCGCCCTCAGCAAAAGTTCCCTGGCAGCGTACGGGTACGTACAAGACACCTTTGCTGCGTTGCTAGTTCCGGGAACCGGGCGCCGCGCGCCGCTCATCCACCGCGGCTACTACGTCCGCGCACGCGCAGTAAAGCACTGCGTGCAGGTCTTCCTGGAACGGACGGGCGCTATCTCTGGTGGACTTCGCACCCAGATCCTGTCGCTGGGTGCCGGCTCAGACTCGCTTTATTTTCGCCTTAAAACTGAAGGCCGCCTGTCCTGGGCTGCTGTCTGGGAGGTAGATTTTCCTGACGTGGCGCGGCGCAAAGCGGAGAAGATTCGAGCAACGCCGGAATTGTGTGCGGTGACCGGGCCTATCCAGAGCGGGGACCCAGCGTCTGCGTTGTGCTTTGAGAGCTTGGACTACCGCATCCTTGGCTTGGACCTGAGGCAGGTCGAGCGATTGGACCAGGCCCTGGCTGCCGCAGGCCTTGATGCGGCAGCACCCACTTTGCTTCTGGCTGAGGCTGTGCTGACCTACCTGGAGCCGGATGATGCCGCGGCCCTCATATCCTGGGCAGCCCAGCGTTTTCCTGATGCTCTCTTCGTGGTCTACGAGCAGATGAGGCCACATGACGCCTTTGGTCAGTTCATGCAGCAGCATTTTCAGCAGCTAAATTCTCCTCTGCATGGCCTGGACCGTTTTCCCGATGTGGAGTCCCAGCAGCACCGCTTCCTTCAGGCTGGCTGGACTGCCTGCAGtgccatggacatgaatgaattCTATCGCTGCTTTGTACCCTCAGAAGAACGCTGGCGCATGGAAAATCTTGAACCCTTTGACGAGTTTGAGGAGTGGCATCTGAAGTGTGCCCACTATTTCATTCTGGCCGCTTCTAAGGGAGACACTCTCTCCCAAACTTTGGTGTTTCCATCCTCAAAGGTGTTTCCTCGGGTAGACCCTGCTTCCCCTTCAGGGACCCTGTCCGCCAGTGTAGTCACTAGTGACAGCCAGGGTCCAGACTTTAAAAGATATGGCCATGCCTCTGTCCTTTTGAGCCCAGGCATTATTCTCAGTGCAGGTGGATTTGGAGAGCAGGAGGGGCGGCATTGCCGAATCAGCAAGTTTCACTTGCTCTCAAAATACTGTGACTTCGAATGGAAAGGCAAACAAATATGCAGTTGGGGAACTGGAACTCACTGGGATGGACGCCTTTATCACACCATGACAAAACTTTCAGATACTCAAGTTCTGGTTTTGGGAGGGAGACTGTCCCCAGTAACTCCAGCCTTGGGAAttctccaacttcatttttttaaaagtgaggataATAGTACTGAGGATCTAAATGTAACAGTAACAAAGGCTGGCCCGGAAGAAGATTCTACTTTGTCATGTTGGCGACATTCAACAACAGAAGTGTCCTATAAGAATCAGAAATATTTGTTTGTGTATGGGGGTCGAAGTGTGGTGGAACATGTACTAAGTGACTGGCATTTTCTACATGTGGTGACAATGACTTGGGTCAGGATCCCAGTGGAGGGGGAGACACCTGCAGGTCGGCATTCTCACAGTGCCTGCAGCTGGCAAGGGGGAGCCCTTATTGCTGGAGGTCTAGGTGCTTCTGAGGAGCCATTGAGCTCTGTACTTTTCCTGAAACCAATCACTTGTGGATTCCTTTGGGAATCAGTAGACATCCAGCCTCCCATTACTCCAAGGTACTCCCACACAGCTCATGTGCTTAATGGGAATCTTCTGCTGGTTGGAGGGGTCTGGATTCATTCCCCCTCAGTTCCTGGGGTGACTGTTATCAATTTGACTACAGGATTGAGCTCTGAGTATCAGATTGACACAACATGTGTGCCATGGCCATTAATGTTACACAACCACACCAGCATACTCCTTTCTGAAGAGCAACAACTCCTGCTCCTTGGAGGTGGCGGGAACTGCTTTTCCTTTGGCACCTACTTCAACCCTCATGCAGTAACATTAGATTTTTCTTCCTTGAGTGCTGGGCAGTAA
- the ADAL gene encoding adenosine deaminase-like protein, producing the protein MLEAEDQQQWKRTFYSELPKVELHAHLNGSISSNTMKKLIAKKPGLKIHDQMTMIDKGKKRTLEECFQMFQIIHQLTTSPEDILMVTKDVIKEFADDGVKYLELRSTPRVENTTGMTKKTYVESVLEGIKQSKQDVDIDVRYLISVDRRGGPSVAKETVKLAEEFFLSTEDTVLGLDLSGDPTAGQAKDFLEPLLEAKKAGLKLALHLSEVNNIKRKTQVLLDLLPDRIGHGTFLNNSEGGSLDLVDFVRQHQIPLEFCLTSNIKSQTVPSYDQHHFGFWYSIAHPSVICTDDKGVFATHLSQEYQLAAEKFNLTPSQVWNLSYESINYIFASESTRSELKSKWNHLKPKVLHF; encoded by the exons ATGTTGGAGGCAGAAGACCAGCAGCAATGGAAGAGAACCTTTTACTCAGAATTACCTAAAGTG gaaCTTCATGCCCACTTGAATGGATCCATCAGTTCTAATACAATGAAGAAATTAATAGCTAAGAAACCAGGTCTTAAAATTCATGATCAGATGACTATGATtgataagggaaagaaaagaactttAGAAGA ATGTTTCCAGATGTTTCAGATTATTCATCAGCTTACTACTAGCCCTGAAGATATTTTAATG gtcaCAAAAGATGTCATTAAAGAATTTGCAGATGATGGCGTCAAGTACCTGGAACTAAGGAGCACGCCTAGAGTAGAAAATACTACAG GAATGACTAAAAAAACTTATGTGGAATCTGTACTTGAGGGTATAAAACAGTCTAAACAAGACGTAGACATTGATGTTAG ATATTTGATATCAGTTGACAGAAGAGGTGGCCCTTCAGTAGCTAAGGAGACTGTTAAACTTGCTGAAGAATTCTTCCTTTCTACTGAAGATACAGTTCTTGGCCTTGACCTCAGTGGAGACCCTACA GCAGGACAAGCAAAAGATTTCTTGGAACCTCTTTTAGAAGCAAAAAAAGCAGGTCTGAAGCTGGCATTGCATCTTTCAGAggtaaataatatt AAAAGAA AAACACAAGTACTCCTGGATTTGCTTCCTGACAGAATTGGGCATGGAACATTTCTCAACAACTCTGAGGGCGGATCCCTGGATCTGGTGGACTTTGTAAGGCAACACCAGATACCTCTGG AATTCTGCTTGACCTCAAACATCAAAAGTCAGACAGTTCCATCTTACGACCAGCATCATTTTGGATTCTGGTACAGCATTGCCCATCCTTCTGTGATCTGT ACCGATGATAAGGGTGTTTTTGCAACACACCTTTCCCAAGAGTACCAGCTGGCAGCTGAAAAATTTAATTTGACCCCGTCGCAGGTATGGAATCTGTCTTATGAATCCATCAACTACATCTTTGCTTCTGAGAGTACCAGGTCTGAACTGAAGAGCAAGTGGAATCACCTGAAGCCTAAAGTGTTACATTTTTAA